Proteins encoded in a region of the Selenomonadales bacterium genome:
- the rpmA gene encoding 50S ribosomal protein L27 — MASKKGVGSSRNGRDSHSQRLGVKRQDGQLVNAGSILVRQRGTKIHPGQNVGIGGDDTLFALIEGKVAFERLGRDRTKVSVYAAPAN; from the coding sequence ATGGCTTCTAAGAAAGGCGTAGGTAGTTCACGCAACGGTCGGGACTCTCACTCGCAGCGTCTCGGTGTTAAGCGTCAAGACGGCCAGCTGGTGAACGCAGGTTCTATCCTCGTTAGACAGCGTGGCACCAAGATTCACCCAGGACAAAACGTCGGCATCGGCGGGGACGACACACTATTCGCGCTGATTGAGGGTAAGGTCGCTTTCGAGCGGTTAGGCAGAGATCGCACTAAGGTCAGTGTCTACGCAGCCCCGGCCAACTAA
- the rplU gene encoding 50S ribosomal protein L21: protein MFAIIETGGKQYRVKQGDTIRVEKLSVNVGDQVEFKEVLAIGEGSNVTFGAPLLPNACVVAKAIEHGKEKKVIVFRYKAKSRYRKKNGHRQPFTKVVIESIVAN from the coding sequence ATGTTTGCAATCATCGAAACGGGCGGTAAGCAGTACCGCGTCAAGCAGGGCGACACTATTCGGGTGGAGAAACTCAGCGTCAACGTAGGCGACCAAGTCGAGTTTAAGGAAGTGCTGGCCATCGGCGAGGGTAGCAATGTTACATTCGGCGCGCCACTCCTTCCTAACGCGTGCGTCGTGGCTAAAGCTATCGAGCACGGCAAAGAGAAGAAGGTTATTGTCTTCCGCTACAAGGCCAAGTCGCGCTACCGCAAAAAGAACGGCCACAGGCAGCCATTTACCAAAGTTGTTATTGAATCCATCGTCGCTAACTAA
- a CDS encoding type II toxin-antitoxin system PemK/MazF family toxin gives MRPSRGQIWLVGKRPALIVSVDLFNHGPADLVVLVPITTKAKGVPLHVELSPQETGLTYLSYAKCEDVRSVSIERLYRPLGVVGIGTMELVEDRLRILLGL, from the coding sequence GTGAGGCCGTCGCGAGGCCAGATATGGCTAGTTGGGAAGCGCCCTGCACTGATAGTATCGGTCGACTTGTTTAACCATGGACCCGCCGACCTGGTTGTACTTGTGCCAATTACCACAAAGGCCAAGGGCGTTCCGCTACACGTGGAACTAAGCCCACAGGAAACGGGTCTAACTTACCTTAGCTACGCGAAGTGTGAGGACGTTAGATCTGTTTCCATAGAGAGACTATATCGTCCGTTAGGGGTGGTCGGCATCGGTACCATGGAACTAGTCGAAGACCGACTAAGGATACTGCTCGGCCTGTAA
- a CDS encoding MMPL family transporter, which yields MKRLSESIVAGRKLVVGVFALATLAALMLLPQVVINYDQTAYLPADMPTRRAIAVMEREFGLHGSAEVLVSGLDIVAAKRLRDAIGAIDGVRTVVWLGDIADTTQPLAMLSPADVAPYFADGVLRFSVSFAEGDHAPATGDAVDALRALNGGEILVRGPAVDALNLRRTATSEIATIVALVLPVFLAILFFATSSWIEPLLFCFVIGVSILINMGTNAFLGSVSFITHTTASLLQFAVTMDYAIFLLHRFSEERSRGLTVESAMSAALSGSFITVLASSLTTIAGFVALMFMRYGLGPDLGLVLAKGVGLSLITVLTLLPALVIYFAAWIERTHHKPLLSASGTVARRIVRMRLILPLVLILLPLAIVAQDANHFLYGEGTPAAVAARHPQFGWHNPIALMFPEGDIPREISMVNALRALPDVRAVEGLTTLADASVPRAMLPQAVVDEFVGQEYSRIVLTLDTAVESLAAESALAGIRRVASEHYGDRAWLLGSTPAVSDIRAVVEEDFRITNLVAILAVGAVIALSFRSLSLPFILVLTIQAAIWLNMAIPYFTGSPLVFIGYMIVSAVQLGATIDYAILLTGRYMESRRDMGVGASAARAVQLSLSAIVTSAGILAAAGFTLGFVSGVPAIAALGMLIGRGAVLSGTLVLVFLPQILMVSDRLIQATTINPGFINERRAKAC from the coding sequence GTGAAACGATTGTCTGAGTCCATCGTGGCGGGCCGCAAGCTGGTTGTCGGTGTCTTTGCCCTTGCCACACTCGCAGCGCTGATGCTGCTGCCGCAGGTAGTCATTAACTACGATCAAACCGCCTATCTGCCTGCCGACATGCCCACGCGCCGAGCCATTGCGGTAATGGAGCGAGAGTTTGGACTGCATGGCTCGGCCGAGGTCTTAGTTAGTGGTCTCGACATTGTGGCCGCAAAGCGTCTCCGCGATGCTATAGGCGCCATTGACGGCGTGCGCACCGTTGTCTGGCTCGGCGACATCGCCGACACAACCCAGCCCTTGGCCATGCTGTCGCCCGCCGACGTGGCACCGTACTTTGCCGATGGTGTATTGCGTTTTAGCGTTAGCTTTGCGGAAGGTGACCACGCGCCTGCTACCGGAGACGCAGTTGATGCTTTGCGCGCGCTTAACGGGGGCGAAATCTTGGTGCGGGGACCGGCCGTTGATGCTCTGAACTTGCGCCGCACCGCTACCTCGGAGATTGCGACTATCGTTGCGCTGGTATTGCCAGTCTTCTTGGCTATTCTGTTCTTCGCCACAAGTTCATGGATCGAGCCGCTTCTATTCTGCTTCGTCATTGGCGTGTCTATCTTAATTAACATGGGGACTAACGCCTTTCTTGGGTCGGTTTCCTTTATCACGCATACAACGGCTAGCCTCCTTCAGTTTGCGGTCACTATGGATTATGCCATCTTTCTCTTGCACCGCTTTAGCGAAGAGCGGAGCCGCGGGCTTACTGTGGAATCCGCAATGAGCGCCGCTTTAAGCGGCTCATTCATCACAGTCCTCGCGAGCTCTCTGACAACTATCGCAGGCTTCGTCGCGCTGATGTTTATGCGATATGGCCTTGGACCGGACTTAGGATTAGTGCTGGCCAAGGGCGTGGGGCTTAGCCTAATCACCGTGCTTACGCTTCTCCCTGCTTTAGTAATATACTTTGCGGCCTGGATTGAACGCACGCACCACAAGCCGCTCCTCTCTGCGTCAGGTACCGTCGCACGTCGGATAGTTAGGATGCGCCTTATTCTTCCGCTTGTGCTCATTCTGCTGCCGCTAGCTATAGTGGCGCAGGATGCCAATCATTTTCTCTATGGCGAAGGGACTCCCGCCGCAGTTGCCGCTCGCCATCCGCAGTTTGGCTGGCACAACCCGATAGCGCTTATGTTCCCTGAAGGCGACATACCGCGTGAAATCTCCATGGTTAATGCCTTGCGTGCTCTGCCCGATGTGCGTGCGGTAGAGGGGTTAACTACGTTAGCCGATGCCTCAGTGCCGCGCGCCATGTTGCCGCAGGCTGTAGTTGACGAGTTTGTCGGCCAGGAATACTCGCGGATAGTGCTCACTCTCGACACCGCCGTAGAAAGCCTAGCCGCAGAGAGTGCACTTGCCGGCATCCGCCGCGTCGCCAGTGAGCACTACGGCGACAGAGCATGGCTGCTTGGCTCAACCCCGGCTGTCAGCGACATACGCGCGGTGGTAGAAGAGGATTTTAGAATTACAAACTTAGTCGCCATCCTAGCCGTGGGGGCCGTTATCGCTTTGTCGTTTCGTTCCCTAAGCCTGCCGTTTATCTTAGTGCTGACTATACAGGCTGCCATTTGGCTCAACATGGCCATACCGTACTTTACGGGCTCGCCGCTTGTCTTTATCGGCTACATGATTGTGAGCGCCGTGCAGCTTGGGGCGACGATTGACTATGCAATTCTTCTGACGGGGCGCTACATGGAGTCTAGGCGCGACATGGGAGTGGGTGCCTCTGCTGCGAGAGCCGTACAGCTTTCCCTCAGCGCGATTGTTACATCGGCGGGGATTCTCGCCGCAGCAGGCTTTACGCTTGGTTTTGTCTCGGGCGTGCCGGCTATCGCTGCTCTTGGGATGCTTATCGGGCGGGGTGCCGTGTTGTCTGGCACTCTAGTGCTAGTCTTTTTGCCTCAGATCTTAATGGTCAGCGACAGGCTGATTCAGGCGACTACCATAAATCCCGGGTTCATAAACGAAAGGCGGGCGAAGGCATGTTAA
- a CDS encoding TetR/AcrR family transcriptional regulator, whose protein sequence is MQYQKEEVRARILAAALDEFEEYGYLGAQVRRIAERAGVSTGNLYRYFASKDDIFDTIVRASYERIAALMADAASFCSGHQTRGIRSLARHLAAGIMEVYATHGRQLAIIHEKSVGSKHEDFFPTVTAMIHERMRTELAREGINADDTLLGLIAAGFFAGMVALLRSVQEPKRLHELISRMLVFFFDDLEKRLTEQQ, encoded by the coding sequence ATGCAATACCAAAAAGAGGAAGTGCGCGCGCGGATATTAGCTGCGGCTCTTGACGAGTTTGAGGAGTACGGGTACCTAGGGGCGCAAGTGCGCCGCATAGCAGAGCGGGCAGGGGTCTCTACTGGGAACCTCTATCGGTACTTTGCCAGCAAGGACGACATCTTTGATACGATAGTCCGCGCGAGCTACGAGCGCATTGCCGCTCTGATGGCCGATGCGGCGAGCTTTTGCAGTGGCCATCAAACTAGGGGTATACGCAGCTTAGCCCGGCATCTTGCGGCGGGAATCATGGAGGTGTATGCCACACACGGCCGCCAACTCGCCATTATCCACGAGAAGAGCGTCGGTTCTAAGCACGAGGATTTTTTCCCCACCGTAACCGCGATGATTCACGAACGCATGCGGACAGAACTCGCGCGCGAGGGCATCAACGCCGATGACACGCTGCTGGGCTTAATTGCGGCAGGTTTCTTTGCAGGCATGGTCGCCCTACTGCGTTCCGTGCAGGAGCCTAAGCGCTTGCACGAACTTATCAGCCGCATGTTAGTGTTCTTCTTTGACGACCTTGAGAAAAGGTTGACAGAGCAACAATAA
- a CDS encoding ATP-binding cassette domain-containing protein: MNELLSVKGINKTFGATKAVRDLSFAVREGEIFGLLGPNGAGKSTTIRCILGIILPDGGEISFSFAEKGTSRRHIGYLPEERGLYKDVPVLDIILYLASLKNYPLDKAKQRAEVLLERFGLSKKGKAKVEELSKGMAQKVQFIASIIHEPKLLILDEPFSGLDPVSQDVLKAEVRALAAQGTAILLSAHQMHLVEELCDRISLINQGQQAVYGRMSEIKARYAEQKCIIHGDNSRVNFERLPGVRRVERDTARTTLYLQGGLDVPDLLKALPVGTEISEMRIERISLHDIFVNVAQGGAAHVAR; the protein is encoded by the coding sequence TTGAACGAACTGCTAAGCGTAAAGGGTATCAATAAGACCTTTGGCGCGACGAAGGCTGTGCGCGACCTCTCTTTTGCGGTGCGGGAGGGGGAAATATTCGGCTTGCTCGGGCCTAACGGCGCGGGCAAATCAACTACGATTAGGTGCATTCTCGGCATCATTCTGCCGGACGGCGGCGAGATTAGTTTCAGCTTTGCCGAGAAGGGCACCTCACGCCGACACATTGGCTATCTCCCGGAAGAGCGCGGCCTCTACAAGGATGTGCCGGTGCTTGACATTATCCTGTACTTAGCAAGCCTCAAGAACTATCCTCTCGACAAAGCCAAACAGCGCGCAGAAGTGCTGTTAGAGAGGTTTGGCTTATCAAAGAAGGGCAAGGCCAAAGTAGAAGAGCTCTCCAAGGGTATGGCGCAGAAAGTGCAGTTTATCGCTTCGATTATTCACGAGCCAAAGCTGTTAATCCTTGATGAGCCGTTCTCGGGCTTAGACCCCGTAAGCCAGGACGTGCTTAAGGCGGAGGTGCGTGCCTTAGCCGCGCAGGGAACGGCAATCCTCTTATCGGCACATCAAATGCACCTTGTAGAAGAGCTATGCGACCGCATCTCGCTCATTAACCAAGGGCAACAGGCTGTGTATGGCCGTATGAGTGAGATTAAAGCGCGCTATGCCGAGCAAAAGTGCATTATCCACGGCGACAACTCGCGCGTGAACTTCGAGCGACTACCGGGAGTCCGGCGCGTAGAGCGCGATACCGCCAGGACGACGCTGTACTTGCAGGGGGGCTTAGACGTACCAGACCTGCTTAAGGCGTTGCCAGTGGGTACAGAGATTTCGGAGATGCGTATAGAGCGCATTTCGCTGCACGATATCTTCGTTAACGTAGCCCAAGGAGGTGCCGCACATGTGGCGCGATAG
- a CDS encoding ABC transporter permease encodes MWRDSLKVARWEALKMLKNPSFIISILLTPIIMLVFGGIPALLERIDAEQPFRLFVIDQLGVYSTLREMSPPDLNIELVRYDGSVATLTEEVRGASTQGFVVLDQAALAARTATITLGGDGTPPLHGFSLLLSSVLRFHALQAHGVSNEVMSLALAPFHVATASLTQQADPYARIVPLIFGGLILMTIFITGIMTLQSAVTEKKDRMAEVLLSSVTPDNLMQGKILGNCVLGIVQVTAWLVFGIAAAHFFYDIPVLRYLATPNLPLIIFFALGGYVLSASVLVAMGATIEDMATATNFQSMVFLLPMLPVLFIGPVIANPNGLVAAIGSYFPFAAPGVMVMRLALSTTLTAIDIALPALAMLVLTGLMMKLAGKVFRVAMLMYGKNPTSAEMWRWIRQ; translated from the coding sequence ATGTGGCGCGATAGCCTAAAAGTCGCTCGTTGGGAAGCTCTCAAGATGCTAAAAAATCCGTCGTTTATAATTTCGATTCTGCTGACACCTATCATCATGCTTGTGTTTGGTGGCATCCCGGCCTTGTTAGAAAGGATTGATGCGGAGCAGCCGTTCCGTCTGTTTGTCATTGATCAACTCGGCGTCTATAGTACGCTTAGGGAAATGAGCCCGCCTGATCTAAACATTGAGCTAGTTCGCTATGACGGTAGTGTAGCAACATTGACGGAGGAAGTTCGCGGTGCGAGCACACAGGGATTTGTCGTGCTCGACCAGGCAGCGCTAGCCGCACGCACGGCCACAATAACCCTCGGCGGCGACGGTACGCCGCCTCTACATGGCTTTTCTCTCTTGCTATCGTCGGTGCTGCGCTTTCACGCCTTGCAGGCACATGGCGTATCGAACGAGGTGATGAGTTTGGCACTCGCTCCCTTTCACGTCGCCACAGCCTCACTCACGCAGCAGGCTGATCCGTATGCACGTATTGTTCCTCTTATATTTGGAGGACTCATCCTCATGACCATTTTTATCACAGGCATCATGACGCTCCAGAGCGCGGTAACGGAGAAAAAGGACCGCATGGCCGAAGTCTTGCTTTCGTCGGTGACTCCGGACAATCTCATGCAGGGGAAGATTCTCGGCAACTGCGTGCTAGGCATAGTACAAGTTACCGCGTGGTTAGTTTTTGGCATCGCAGCCGCTCATTTCTTCTATGATATTCCGGTGCTCCGCTACCTAGCGACACCTAATCTGCCACTAATAATCTTCTTCGCCCTAGGAGGCTATGTTCTCTCGGCCTCTGTGCTGGTGGCGATGGGAGCAACTATCGAGGATATGGCCACCGCTACGAACTTTCAGAGCATGGTGTTTCTATTGCCGATGTTGCCGGTGCTGTTCATTGGCCCTGTTATCGCTAACCCGAATGGTTTGGTGGCGGCAATAGGCTCTTACTTCCCCTTCGCCGCGCCCGGAGTTATGGTGATGCGCTTAGCGCTCTCTACTACCCTGACGGCGATAGACATTGCGCTGCCCGCCCTCGCCATGTTAGTTTTGACTGGACTAATGATGAAACTCGCAGGCAAAGTGTTTCGCGTCGCCATGCTAATGTACGGCAAAAATCCAACGTCTGCCGAAATGTGGCGTTGGATAAGGCAATAA
- a CDS encoding cob(I)yrinic acid a,c-diamide adenosyltransferase, whose protein sequence is MKIYTKTGDKGDTSLYDGTRVAKDDVRVESYGTIDELTSVIGLAKTFVEDEQIQRLLHAWQKDLFRVAGELATTDASKFPHRISEAETASLEVAIDEYIARMPQVDKFIVPGNTQASAALHVARTVCRRAERRILTLSRHTAVSAELIKYVNRLSDALYAVARFLEGQQIYVDWK, encoded by the coding sequence ATGAAGATCTACACTAAGACCGGCGATAAAGGCGACACCAGCCTCTATGACGGGACGCGCGTGGCGAAAGACGACGTGCGGGTCGAGAGCTACGGCACTATAGATGAACTGACCTCTGTCATTGGCCTAGCCAAGACCTTTGTCGAAGATGAACAAATACAGCGCTTGCTCCATGCTTGGCAGAAAGACCTCTTTCGCGTAGCGGGAGAACTGGCGACAACCGATGCCTCAAAGTTCCCGCATAGAATTAGCGAGGCGGAAACCGCCTCGCTCGAAGTCGCCATTGACGAATACATCGCCCGCATGCCGCAGGTCGACAAGTTTATCGTGCCGGGCAACACGCAAGCATCGGCAGCGCTACACGTCGCCCGCACGGTCTGCCGCCGCGCGGAAAGGCGCATCCTCACACTTAGTCGCCATACGGCCGTGAGTGCCGAGTTAATCAAATACGTGAACAGGCTGTCGGATGCCCTCTACGCCGTAGCGCGCTTCTTAGAAGGACAGCAAATTTACGTCGATTGGAAATAA
- a CDS encoding Rne/Rng family ribonuclease, translated as MSKDIIINCGPRDTRVAVLENGELVELYLENQSEQRLVGNIYKGKVSNILPGMQAAFIDVGLPKNAFLYVDDALENVVGVDELPEKINNKTTIKDVLKPGQSIIVQVAKEPFGTKGARVTRHITIPGRFLVFMPTVDYVGISRRIAEGDERDRLRKLAHEHKPAGTGLIVRTMAEGVEGEELKKDIDALARLWKRIRTRGKTAKAPSLLHKDFDLLYRIVRDSFDHDVARVVVDNAQAYEVVLGLLEDTLPQLKDRVFLFQQNRPVFEVFGIEPQIDKIVEKKVWLKCGGYIVIDQTEALTSVDVNTGKFVGSTNLADTVLKTNLEAAREIARQLRLRNIGGIIIIDFIDMESAEHQKKVLAALGEAAAGDKVKSSILGLTQLGLVEMTRQKARLGLADSLLRPCPCCDGSGRVLAEDVAGSRIEGELKRFLETSEEPAVLVQVHPMTAGNLIGVNAANLERLEKESGKRIFIRGSIQMKPDEYKITLSGSVLEVERAAIPVSVGEIHTLLIDSAHNTRPQDGVARVEGYVIQVEQAGTLVGQKATFEVTKVHRTFAKAKLYFQST; from the coding sequence ATGTCTAAAGACATCATCATCAACTGCGGGCCTAGGGACACACGCGTCGCAGTACTAGAGAACGGCGAACTGGTGGAGCTCTACCTGGAAAACCAGAGCGAGCAGCGCCTAGTCGGTAATATCTACAAGGGCAAGGTCTCGAACATACTCCCCGGGATGCAGGCCGCGTTTATCGACGTGGGTTTGCCTAAGAATGCTTTTCTCTATGTCGATGACGCGTTGGAAAACGTCGTCGGGGTTGACGAACTTCCCGAGAAGATCAACAACAAGACGACAATTAAGGACGTTCTAAAGCCGGGGCAATCAATTATCGTGCAGGTAGCAAAAGAGCCCTTCGGCACAAAAGGTGCAAGGGTTACACGTCACATCACTATTCCCGGCCGGTTCCTCGTTTTTATGCCCACTGTCGACTACGTAGGTATATCGCGCCGCATTGCCGAGGGTGACGAACGCGACCGCCTGCGCAAGCTTGCCCACGAACATAAGCCCGCAGGCACGGGGCTAATTGTGCGCACCATGGCCGAAGGTGTGGAAGGCGAAGAACTAAAGAAAGATATAGACGCCTTAGCTAGGCTGTGGAAGCGCATCCGCACGCGCGGCAAAACTGCCAAGGCACCGTCTCTTCTACACAAAGACTTCGATTTGCTCTACCGTATTGTGCGCGACTCGTTTGACCACGACGTAGCACGCGTCGTCGTCGACAATGCACAAGCGTATGAAGTAGTGCTCGGTCTCCTTGAGGACACTTTGCCGCAGCTTAAAGACCGCGTGTTTCTCTTCCAGCAGAATCGGCCTGTCTTTGAAGTCTTTGGCATTGAACCACAAATCGATAAGATAGTTGAGAAGAAGGTATGGCTAAAGTGCGGCGGCTATATTGTGATTGACCAAACCGAAGCTCTTACCTCTGTTGACGTCAATACCGGAAAGTTTGTGGGCTCGACTAACTTAGCCGACACAGTACTAAAGACAAACCTAGAAGCAGCACGTGAGATTGCGAGGCAACTTAGGCTGCGCAACATTGGCGGCATCATTATAATTGACTTTATCGACATGGAGAGCGCGGAACACCAGAAGAAGGTATTAGCCGCCCTCGGTGAGGCGGCCGCCGGCGATAAAGTGAAGTCTTCCATACTGGGCTTAACACAGCTTGGTCTGGTCGAGATGACGCGCCAGAAAGCCCGGCTGGGGCTGGCTGATTCGCTGCTTAGGCCGTGCCCGTGTTGTGACGGCAGCGGTCGCGTGTTGGCGGAGGACGTAGCGGGTAGCCGCATAGAAGGCGAGCTTAAGCGCTTCCTGGAGACGTCCGAGGAGCCGGCCGTCCTCGTGCAGGTGCACCCGATGACTGCCGGTAACCTCATTGGCGTGAACGCCGCCAACCTTGAGCGGCTGGAAAAAGAAAGCGGCAAGCGTATTTTTATCCGGGGCTCTATACAGATGAAGCCGGACGAGTACAAAATTACCCTGTCCGGCTCAGTTCTGGAGGTAGAGCGTGCCGCCATTCCTGTGAGTGTGGGGGAGATCCATACCCTGCTAATCGACAGCGCACACAACACCCGCCCGCAAGACGGCGTTGCGCGGGTTGAAGGCTATGTGATTCAGGTCGAACAAGCAGGGACACTCGTCGGCCAAAAAGCAACCTTCGAAGTCACTAAGGTACACCGCACCTTTGCCAAGGCCAAGCTTTATTTCCAATCGACGTAA
- a CDS encoding TIGR03936 family radical SAM-associated protein translates to MRVWLKFARATELSYISHLDAQRAFTRLLRRASLPLAYSRGFNPHPLLSLGAPLPLGFGSEADYLDVTLAVAMPLEDIANALRSSTGSEVLKLVGLRAVPERTPALAALVKWAEYTIELSVSKDTLESAVWEFSAKTAVPFVKETKRGSRTVDAKGLVRRLTRTDLGLNCVLSMAEPAVLRPEELLHILAPGQETWKTDAIVRRELYTEQLVAPLVLRLDGKG, encoded by the coding sequence ATGAGAGTATGGCTTAAGTTTGCGCGTGCGACTGAGTTGTCCTATATCTCTCATCTTGATGCCCAGCGCGCCTTTACCCGCCTGTTGCGTCGCGCCTCTCTTCCCTTGGCCTACAGCCGTGGCTTTAACCCGCATCCGCTGCTGTCACTAGGTGCTCCGCTCCCGTTAGGTTTCGGCAGTGAGGCCGACTACCTTGATGTAACGCTGGCCGTGGCCATGCCTCTAGAGGATATCGCCAACGCCTTGCGCAGCTCTACAGGCAGCGAAGTGCTCAAGCTTGTGGGTCTGCGGGCAGTCCCCGAGCGGACGCCCGCTCTAGCAGCACTAGTAAAATGGGCGGAGTACACAATTGAACTTAGCGTCAGCAAAGATACGCTAGAAAGTGCGGTTTGGGAGTTCTCTGCCAAGACTGCTGTGCCCTTCGTCAAAGAAACAAAGCGGGGGAGCCGCACAGTCGACGCTAAGGGTTTGGTACGCCGTCTTACTCGCACCGACCTCGGCCTTAACTGCGTGTTGAGCATGGCCGAGCCGGCAGTCCTTCGCCCGGAGGAACTGCTGCACATTCTGGCTCCGGGTCAGGAGACATGGAAAACAGATGCAATTGTGCGGCGAGAGCTCTACACTGAGCAGCTAGTCGCGCCGCTAGTGCTCCGACTAGATGGGAAGGGGTGA
- a CDS encoding TIGR03960 family B12-binding radical SAM protein, which translates to MIPQHIRDLLPHVDKPARYIGGEVNAVRKDPAAVGLRLALAFPDTYEVGMSHLGLKILYQIVNALPDVAAERVCAPHADMGELMFSRGVKLYSLENYSPLTEFDAIGFTLQYELSYTTILWMLDLGGIPLTNRERAEHHPLIIGGGPCAFNAEPVADMFDAFALGEGEEVILDIVEVLRIRKKRSLSRQETLRLLADVPGVYVPSLYRAAYHDDGTFASLLPTDAVAKPRVHKRVQQELKPEYLVTSPVVPFADIVHDRIMLELFRGCTRGCRFCQAGMLYRPVREFASVDISTAADLAVRSTGYEEVSLTSLSTMDYSNIQVLLPELVKRMDCHGVNLSLPSLRVDSFSVDLASQVAKRKKSGLTLAPEAGSQRLRDCINKQVTEEDLLAACRAAANLGFKSIKLYFMIGLPTETEQDLAEMVELILKAARILPLTVSVSSFVPKPHTPFQWEAQCSMYELEARQRYLRDRLRAQRRVTFNYHDPDTSFLEAIFSRGDRRLGAVIIDAYRRGCKLDGWSEHFRFDLWMDAFAEAGVDPCFYANRERGAGELFPWERLHAGVERSFLWQEREHALTLSHTVDCARASCTVCGVCPTLQVRTHTERERAQ; encoded by the coding sequence ATGATTCCACAGCACATTCGTGATCTATTGCCACACGTGGACAAGCCCGCTCGCTACATCGGGGGCGAAGTCAATGCGGTGCGCAAGGACCCTGCCGCAGTAGGCTTGCGCCTGGCTCTAGCCTTCCCCGATACATATGAAGTAGGGATGAGCCACTTAGGGCTTAAGATTCTTTACCAAATCGTCAACGCCCTGCCTGATGTCGCCGCAGAACGCGTGTGCGCGCCGCATGCAGATATGGGCGAGCTGATGTTTTCGCGCGGAGTTAAGCTGTATTCACTCGAAAACTACAGCCCATTGACGGAGTTTGACGCAATTGGGTTCACCCTGCAGTATGAGCTTAGTTACACCACTATCTTGTGGATGCTTGACCTCGGAGGTATCCCTTTAACTAACCGCGAGCGCGCCGAACATCATCCGCTCATTATCGGTGGAGGTCCCTGTGCGTTTAACGCCGAGCCTGTCGCGGACATGTTTGATGCTTTCGCTTTAGGCGAGGGAGAAGAAGTCATTCTTGATATAGTAGAAGTGCTGCGCATAAGGAAAAAGCGCAGTCTTAGTCGGCAGGAAACCCTGCGCCTTTTGGCAGATGTGCCCGGAGTGTATGTGCCTAGCCTGTACCGTGCCGCCTACCATGACGACGGGACATTCGCGAGCCTCCTACCCACAGACGCTGTCGCCAAGCCACGCGTACACAAGCGCGTACAGCAGGAGCTTAAGCCGGAGTACCTAGTGACGTCTCCCGTAGTGCCGTTTGCCGATATAGTACACGATAGGATTATGCTGGAGCTTTTTCGCGGCTGCACACGGGGCTGCCGCTTTTGTCAGGCAGGCATGCTCTATCGCCCCGTGCGCGAGTTTGCGAGTGTGGACATCAGTACGGCTGCAGACTTAGCCGTAAGAAGCACCGGCTACGAGGAAGTATCCTTAACCTCGCTCTCCACTATGGATTACAGCAATATACAGGTCTTGCTCCCCGAACTGGTGAAGAGGATGGACTGCCACGGCGTAAACCTTTCCCTTCCGTCCCTGCGGGTGGACAGCTTTTCCGTAGATCTAGCCAGTCAAGTCGCGAAACGCAAGAAGTCCGGGCTAACCCTAGCTCCGGAAGCCGGTTCACAGCGCCTGCGCGACTGCATAAACAAACAGGTAACAGAAGAAGACCTGCTCGCCGCTTGTCGGGCCGCGGCTAATCTTGGGTTTAAGAGCATCAAGCTCTACTTTATGATTGGCTTGCCCACCGAGACGGAACAAGACCTCGCGGAAATGGTCGAGCTTATCCTTAAGGCGGCAAGGATTTTACCCCTTACCGTCAGTGTTTCATCGTTTGTGCCCAAGCCTCATACGCCCTTCCAGTGGGAAGCACAGTGTTCGATGTACGAACTTGAGGCACGGCAGCGCTACCTGCGCGATAGGCTGCGCGCGCAAAGGCGCGTGACCTTTAACTACCATGACCCTGACACGAGCTTTCTCGAAGCGATTTTCAGCCGCGGGGACAGGCGGCTTGGGGCGGTCATCATAGACGCATATCGCCGCGGGTGCAAGCTAGATGGTTGGAGTGAACACTTTAGGTTCGACCTGTGGATGGACGCCTTTGCGGAAGCGGGAGTGGACCCTTGCTTTTATGCTAACCGCGAACGCGGCGCAGGCGAGCTGTTCCCGTGGGAGCGCCTCCATGCAGGGGTGGAGCGGTCGTTTCTCTGGCAGGAGCGTGAACACGCGCTGACGCTTAGTCATACCGTAGATTGCGCCCGCGCGAGCTGCACGGTTTGTGGAGTGTGCCCGACGCTACAGGTGAGAACGCACACGGAACGGGAGCGCGCGCAATGA